The following proteins come from a genomic window of Puntigrus tetrazona isolate hp1 chromosome 15, ASM1883169v1, whole genome shotgun sequence:
- the dnajc30b gene encoding dnaJ (Hsp40) homolog, subfamily C, member 30b, giving the protein MAEVSGCLRSGARKLSVVITPRRRYHRHLSAADESASPAGSDSTHGESRPPRERGYCTGPRKDSPDPPLRSPTAYYDILRVSPNATPAQIKSAYYKQSFIHHPDRNRSEDAARRFALVAEAYGVLGDSVLRRSYDRGTLDRSAGRPPSSRATTPPPPPPRARFDFDAFYQAHYGEQLRREAQTRRAREQMRELQQRRLRVWTREKMNDVTVVFLLLFGAGLLFSLRS; this is encoded by the coding sequence ATGGCGGAGGTCAGCGGCTGTTTGAGGAGCGGAGCGCGCAAACTCTCTGTCGTTATAACACCACGGAGACGTTATCATCGTCACCTGTCCGCGGCGGATGAGTCTGCGAGCCCCGCCGGTTCCGACAGCACCCACGGAGAGAGCAGACCGCCGCGAGAGCGAGGGTACTGCACCGGGCCGCGCAAGGACAGCCCCGACCCTCCGCTCCGGAGCCCGACCGCCTACTACGACATCCTGCGGGTGTCACCGAACGCCACGCCCGCGCAGATCAAGAGCGCCTATTACAAACAGTCCTTCATCCATCACCCGGACCGGAACCGGAGCGAGGACGCGGCGCGGCGTTTCGCGCTCGTCGCCGAAGCCTACGGCGTGCTCGGCGACAGCGTCCTCCGGAGGAGCTACGACCGCGGGACACTCGACCGGAGCGCCGGGAGACCGCCGTCCTCGCGCGCCACGACGCcgccgcctcctcctcctcgagCTCGCTTCGACTTCGACGCGTTCTATCAGGCGCATTACGGCGAGCAGCTGCGGAGAGAGGCGCAGACGCGGCGCGCGCGCGAGCAGATGCGCGAGCTGCAGCAGCGCAGACTCCGAGTCTGGACACGGGAGAAGATGAACGACGTGACCGTCGTGTTCCTGCTGCTCTTCGGAGCCGGCCTTCTCTTCAGCCTGAGGTCCTGA